A region of the Methanobacterium formicicum DSM 3637 genome:
TATAACCGCTGAAAAACAGGCTGTGATGTTATCCAGGCCTTTTGGTGTTATTGCTTCGAATACTGTGGCTACCAGTGCCACACTCACAATTACCATTGGTTGAATGGGTACAGCATAATAAGCTAAAACTATCCCTACGGTACATATGAGCACTAAAAACATGGTCAGGGAACCTTCCAAACTTTTGGTGTCCCCGGTAAGATTGTATTTTATCTTACCATACTTCATACCCACCAATGAAGCCATTCCATCTCCATAAGACATGGCAGCTATGCCCACACCTATAATCCATGGTTGGTCAAAGAAAATGAGCGCTAGAACAGTCCAGGAGATGGCATAATATACCAGACCCAGACCATGGCCTGAACCAGATATTCTATCTTTTATCTTTAATGGAGAATAGGGGCTTATAAGAAAGGTTAAGAGAATGAAAGGAGCAGCTGCCAGAAAGGCCATTACCCATCGGGATTGGAAGAGGGGTAATATGAATAAAACATTACCCACCATGATGTGCAGGAACTTTCGACTGAAATTTGGATGCTTTTTAAGCACCCTCTCTGAAATCACCAGTATAAGTATCACATATGCATAAACAAGTATTAAACCTATGATGTCGCCGTTATCCATAAATCTTAGTACTTCCTCCCTATATAAGAGAATTTGGATTTTTAATTGTGGTAATGGTATTAAAGATTGACTAACTCTGAATCAACTCTTATGCTAACATGTCTCGACTTATAAGTTAAGTTATGTTAAGGACTTTTTATGCATATTTTTGTGCAGATGAATATTGAATGAGCTGGGAATTCTATGGAATGAGCTGGGAATTGTATTAAAACTAGAGAATTTGCCAAACTTTATTAGTTATTTAGGGGATAGGAAAGGTTATGTACATCTGTTTAGAGGGAATTGATGGCTCAGGAAAATCCACACAACTGGAATGCCTGGGAAAATGGCTTGAAAAATGTGGTCTTAGCGTAACCCGTATCAGAGAACCTACTGATTCACCAGTGGGTCGTCTCATCCGGAAAATGCTCCAGGACCCTGGGGCCCAGGATGAAGGATTCCAAAGGACATTAGCACTCCTTTTTGCTGCTGATAGAACTCTTCTCATGGATACTATCTGTAAAGAAGAAAAAATG
Encoded here:
- a CDS encoding diacylglycerol/polyprenol kinase family protein, with amino-acid sequence MDNGDIIGLILVYAYVILILVISERVLKKHPNFSRKFLHIMVGNVLFILPLFQSRWVMAFLAAAPFILLTFLISPYSPLKIKDRISGSGHGLGLVYYAISWTVLALIFFDQPWIIGVGIAAMSYGDGMASLVGMKYGKIKYNLTGDTKSLEGSLTMFLVLICTVGIVLAYYAVPIQPMVIVSVALVATVFEAITPKGLDNITACFSAVITYILLTL